A window of the Oryza brachyantha chromosome 5, ObraRS2, whole genome shotgun sequence genome harbors these coding sequences:
- the LOC102717620 gene encoding succinate dehydrogenase subunit 4, mitochondrial-like isoform X1, which translates to MASRLVARSRDLALALSRAQPAAAAGAPRALSSLPRCPAAAPSSPGLGKALEYQPTSHLHGAQFLPRWFSNVASNGSPMQKVQETCKSVAGMEHSDALKVMEGTSPKVVAFSPVEAAITKPRSSPLTVESSKVKRSELATLVTFYMIPSLLIASKNGLATSILVGAVFHQIYMFHKEIFLDYVHHDITRKWVLIYFKLLLLIMAKETIVYFNFI; encoded by the exons ATGGCGTCGCGACTCGTGGCCCGATCGAGAGACCTAGCGCTcgccctctcccgcgcgcagcctgccgccgccgccggagccccccgcgcgctctcctccctcccccgcTGCCCCGCTGCCGCCCCGTCCTCTCCCGGCCTCGGCAAG GCTCTGGAATATCAGCCAACATCACATCTCCAtggagctcaatttttacCTCGTTGGTTTTCAAATGTTGCATCTAATGGATCTCCCATGCAGAAGGTGCAG GAGACATGTAAGTCAGTTGCCGGAATGGAACACTCTGATGCACTGAAAGTAATGGAAGGAACCTCTCCTAAAGTTGTGGCATTCAGCCCAGTAGAAGCAGCTATCACTAAACCTAGAAGCAGTCCCTTGACAGTTGAAAGTTCTAAAGTAAAGCGATCAGAGTTAGCAACGCTAGTGACATTTTACATGATCCCTTCTCTGCTTATTGCCTCAAAAAATGGCCTTGCTACCTCTATTTTAGTTGGCGCGGTATTCCATCAAATATACATGTTTCACAAGGAGATATTTCTGGATTATGTGCACCACGATATCACCAGGAAGTGGGTTTTGATATACTTCAAGCTGCTTTTGTTGATCATGGCAAAGGAAACCATTGTGTACTTCAACTTTATCTGA
- the LOC102717620 gene encoding succinate dehydrogenase subunit 4, mitochondrial-like isoform X2 gives MASRLVARSRDLALALSRAQPAAAAGAPRALSSLPRCPAAAPSSPGLGKALEYQPTSHLHGAQFLPRWFSNVASNGSPMQKETCKSVAGMEHSDALKVMEGTSPKVVAFSPVEAAITKPRSSPLTVESSKVKRSELATLVTFYMIPSLLIASKNGLATSILVGAVFHQIYMFHKEIFLDYVHHDITRKWVLIYFKLLLLIMAKETIVYFNFI, from the exons ATGGCGTCGCGACTCGTGGCCCGATCGAGAGACCTAGCGCTcgccctctcccgcgcgcagcctgccgccgccgccggagccccccgcgcgctctcctccctcccccgcTGCCCCGCTGCCGCCCCGTCCTCTCCCGGCCTCGGCAAG GCTCTGGAATATCAGCCAACATCACATCTCCAtggagctcaatttttacCTCGTTGGTTTTCAAATGTTGCATCTAATGGATCTCCCATGCAGAAG GAGACATGTAAGTCAGTTGCCGGAATGGAACACTCTGATGCACTGAAAGTAATGGAAGGAACCTCTCCTAAAGTTGTGGCATTCAGCCCAGTAGAAGCAGCTATCACTAAACCTAGAAGCAGTCCCTTGACAGTTGAAAGTTCTAAAGTAAAGCGATCAGAGTTAGCAACGCTAGTGACATTTTACATGATCCCTTCTCTGCTTATTGCCTCAAAAAATGGCCTTGCTACCTCTATTTTAGTTGGCGCGGTATTCCATCAAATATACATGTTTCACAAGGAGATATTTCTGGATTATGTGCACCACGATATCACCAGGAAGTGGGTTTTGATATACTTCAAGCTGCTTTTGTTGATCATGGCAAAGGAAACCATTGTGTACTTCAACTTTATCTGA